The Acinonyx jubatus isolate Ajub_Pintada_27869175 chromosome B3, VMU_Ajub_asm_v1.0, whole genome shotgun sequence genomic interval GCCAGGGCTAGTCTGAGAGGCAGGTCCTGGCACTGATGTGGAAGACCTAGTCACCTACTGCCAACTCCTGGGGTGCCTTGAGACTCCTCGCTTCCAAGGGTAATGCCTAAAGATTGGAAGGGGTTAGAAAGGTGGCCATAGTGTGCATCAGTGAAGAGCTCCAGCTCCAGGATCTAATTatgtcccagctctgtcactcatTAGCTTTGTAACCTTGAGCAGGTTACTGAgtctctctgagcatcagttttcttatctgtaaaagaagaagaatacTATAGTGGGCATCCATTGTTTTTACCTGCGCAACATCCTGTCCTACTTCTGCTAACAACACACGGTTGCTGCCTTCTGTCTCCCCAGTTGTCAGTAATATGGATGGGGGTGCAGCCATGTTAACTCAAGTTAGCCAGTCATTTGCTCTCTGGAAATGACTCTTAAGTGGAATGACCCAAAGATGGAACCCCAGTGGAGGTCATTCATCCAGATGAAGTCATACTTCCCAGACTAGGGAGCCTGTCTGGTTCCTGACCTTTCATGACTAGTTCCGCCTCTTCTGTGAGCTCCCTACTACAACCTGCCCCACCAAATCCCTCTAATAAATTCCCATTTTCGTTTAAGTTTATTATGGTCAGTTTTCATTgcttgcaacaacaacaaaaacttttaatTGACCCAACACCTACCTTGCAGTGTTGGAAGGGACTAAATGATTAAGTGAAGTTTGTAAAGTGCCTAGCCCAGTCTTTAGCTGCATAGCAAGCCATCAGTAAAGGGTGGTGGCTGTCTGTAAAgtaacatggggtggggggaggggggaaggcccaggggaagggggaagggagattGTTGCTGATTTTGGTTCCACTAAGAGAAACCTTCCCCGAAGAGACAGTACAACAGAAGGGAGGGAAGTCCAGGCTATGATATGCTCATTTATTCAAAATGTCTTTATTGAAACAGAATGATAGAGCAAGAAAGAACGAGGTCTGGGAGGATGTCTTTGGGCACAGGATGGAGCCCAGACCTAGTGGTTACACTGTGGAGCTCGCTCCCTGTCCCCTGACTCTTGCCAAGGAAGTGAACACAAAGCAGCAgggaggagatgggggtggggacagcccTCTGAGCTCTCCTCGATGGCTGGCATGAGGTGCCTCTGAGCCTTCTGGACAGCCCTGCCTTCCTCACTCAGTCCTCCCAATCGGTTCGCCAGGGCCTTATACCACCTTTCCGTACAAGCCAGCCTCCTGCCAGGGTGCTCAGAGGCCACTCAGAGGGCAGGGTTGGGGGTGGCAAGCAGTGGGACATGGTCACAGCGGTTAGGGGGTGGCTGCCGCAGCAGGGAAGGCCGGCGGCACAGCTCCCCATCCCGCAGCACTTCGGGCAGAAGTTTGCGCTTGGTCTCCGGCAGAAGCATGATGCTGAGGATGCAGAGGAGGGCACAGGCCGCCAGCACCACATGCTGCAGGAAGGCTCCGTGGCCCATGTGGAGGCGCTGGGCTGGGCCACTCAGCCCTCCAAGAGCTCCCAGTGCCATGATCAGGCCCAGGCCTCGGCCCCTGGGAGAGATGGAGGAGGCACTCAGCCTCTAACCATGGGCCTAACCCCAACCCTTCTCCagcactttcccctccctccctcaggcccTTCCTCAGCCCCAGCAACACTGCGCTCACCGGACAGTGGTAGGGATGACTTCAGCAGCGAGGAGGGTGCTGAGGATGCCAGCAGCTTGGGAGGAGAAGAGGCCAAGGACAGAGAAAGTGGTGATGGCAGCCTCATTCAGATCTGGAGGGCCAAGAGGGAGGATGTGAATGGAAGTGAGGAGATCACGTGTGGCCTAGTCCCTGGCTTCATCCCCTTGGTTCTCTGATCCCATGGCTCTAGCCAGGTGGGCTCTCTGGGCATCCACTAATTGACTAGGGAGAACAGACAGGGTTGTGTGGTCTGGTGGGGAGGATTGTGGAAGATCTGGGCAGGGTCTGGTCTGGACTTGGGAGGTAGTGGCTGAGCCTGCCTGAGGCACCTCTGCTGGGGTTCCTTTGCTCAGCCCACACTGTGGGGAAGGGAAGATGCTCACAATCCCACAGGCCCAGCAGGACCAGGGACGCAATGCCAGTGAGGGTCATTGAGAGTAGCAGGATGCCCCGGCGGCCAAATCGGTCCACGGTAACCCCCAGGAAGACGCAAGCCAGGGCTGCTGTGCCACTGGCCAGCAGAGAGCACAGGTAGAAGTCCGAtgggctccctcctcctcccacaggCTGGTAGCAGTGGCGAATGGCATGGGCAATAAAGCTGTGAGAAGGGGGACAAAGCAAACAGCAGTGTCTGAATCCCCATCCACAGCCTTCCACCACCCTGGCTGCCCTTGGCAGGGGTCCTCAGGCCTTCCCCACCCAGCCAGCCCCCATTCCAGCTACTGGCCTGGCCCTTGGCTCAGACACCCAGGCTCACTTGGTGAAGCCCAGGATAAGCAGATTTTTCCAGATGTTGCGGTAGTtgaggagggaggcgaaggaaaAGGAGGATGTTGCAGGGAGAGGGCAGGTGTTCTCCAGGtctttgggaaagagagaggagctgTCTGTTAGAAGAAACAGCTGAACCCAGGGTCCTCCACATGGGTGGTGGGGACCCTGAGAGGTGGCACAGCTGTAACCGTGGAGAGGGCACTGTCATGTGTACATGTGAAGCATCACCTGTAGGGACCCCTGTCTCTTACCCTGCAGGGCCTCCTGGGCCTCCTCTCCCAGCATCTGCCCATGGGGCCGGTTCCGCTCAGCCAGGATCCTCAGCACGGATTGTGCCTCCTCAATCTGTCGCTTCACTATTAGCCACCTCGCAGACTCCAGAAACAAACCAGGCCagctaggggtgggggtgggggtgcactCTGAGGTCTCCTGATCCAGGGGTGGGAAACTCCCACCTCTGAAGGGCTAGGGCTGGGGCAGGCCTGGACAAAGGGCagtggagaagaggaaaggtCTCCAGGCTAGAGCCAGGCTGGAGATAGAGGTGGAAATGGCCAAACAGGTGGAGGATGATACTAACCCATAAAACAGGAAGAGGATGCAGGGAGCGGTGATCATTCGCTGCAGAAATCGCCAGTCCTTAGAGACAAGGGCCAGGCCCAGGAACAGgaagtgcccccccacccccaccaactcCCCTGCCAGGGCCACCCGAAGCCTCTGGGTTGGGTCGCACAGTTCCAGGCCTAGAGATACAGCAGGGACAGGGAGGAGAtgccagggaggaaggaggcatgggagagaggagaagaaagggagggaggacagagagcaaAGTCAGACCCAGAGTGGAGGCTGTAGTCATCACCTCCCACAGACTAACCTCTGAGTGGCAAAGAGTGGAGAGACTGTTcagtcctctctcctctcctcaaaCTTGGGAGGGCTCAAGGGTCAGAGTCCCTGGTGGGTTCAGCATTCCCAGTTTACAGGGCCTTTCACATCAGGCCTCTTATTTGACCTTCATATCAACCCTTGTTCAAGGACATACAGCTAgtcaggatttcatttttaaataaagctccATTCCCTGACAGCAGTAAGTCAAGGGCAAGGAAGGCCTTAAAGATTggagggctggcagggaggggtgtGGAGAAAAGCAAAGTCCCTGGATCCTTCAAAGGCTGGGGCAGAAAGGCAGCTGAGATCCTGGACAGCTGAAATTGGGGACTGAAAAGGGACTGAGGGGATCCTAGGGGGCAGTGGGAACAGCCTGGGAATGCAGACAGGCAGGCATGAGCCCCAAGGGAAGGACATCTGGGAAGTTGCCACTCACGCATTAGGTAGACACCAAGGTCAACTCCGGCAAGCAGAAAGCCCAGGAGGAATCGGAGGGCCATGACACCTGTGGAGGAGCCTGCGGCAGCCCCTCCCACTCCGCAGGGGCCCACCAACCCCAAGGTCAGCAGCACAATCCCTCGACGGCCAAACCTGGAAAGTGGGGAGGGCCTCTGGTCACCCAGACTCCCTGGGAGAGGAGTTGCTGGGTGGAGCCCAGCTGCCCCCTTCAAACTTGGAGGTATGAGGACTGGGGTAAAAAGTTGGACTGAGGCTAGagaagatgggaagggaaggggaccaTGGATAAGTGATGTCTGGCCACTGACCACTGGGATGTAGTTATGGTTCTGCAGGGGTGGGACCATGGACTCTTGTGGATGGGGCTATTGGTCAGAGATGAGAGCATGGAAGCGAGACCAACCATTAGAGGGACAGGATATTGTTTAGGAGACTTAGAACCATTGATTTCTGGGGATAGATTGGTTAGTGGGGATAGAGCTTGTCTTGCTCATACTGGTCAGGTCAGTGGGGATAAAGCTTGTGCTCATACTTGTCAGAGGAGATGAAGTCACTGATATACGGGGTTGGGACTATAGATCTCTGAAGGTGGGGCCATTGGCTACTTATGCATGGGGATAGTATTAGTGAAATGTAGCTATTGATCTTAGGGGACTGATTGATTTGGGGGGATATGGCCATTGTTCTATGGGCTGTTTCATGGGTCAATTAACCCATAATGATGGTCAGTGGGGATAGGGTCCTTTGCCAGAAGATCCACTGATCCATGGGAATGGAACTATTTATTAATACATGGGGTAAAAGTATTGATcaatggggatggggtgggaacATTAGTCCTTGGGTGGATGGGGCTATTGGTCAGTGGGGATGAACCTATGGGGATATGAATTCATGGGGATAATCCGTAAGTAGGGGGGGGTCACAGACCAGAGAAGCTGAGACTATTGGTCAGTGGTGATGGTCACTGAGTATGAGTCAGTGGAGGACAGGACTACTGATCCTTGACAGGCTGGGCTATTGATCTTTGGGGATAAGACCACTGATCTATGGGGATGAAGATAGGGGTCACTGATCATTGGGAAGGGGGACTGATCTCTGAGAGTGAAACTACTGACCCACACAATGGGGCCATTTTTCCATGGGGGTGAGCTTATTGGTTAATGAGGCTAAGGGTACCGAACTTAGGAAACTGAATTATTGGAATTTGGGGATGAGGGTATTATTCTATAGGAATGATGCTATTGGTCTATGGGAATGAGGCCACTGATGCATGAGAATGGGCTGTTGACCTGTGGGTATGTGACTATTAGGCAGTGAGGATAGGTATTGATTTTAGGGATTATTGACTGTTGGGTTGTCTTTGATCCGTGGAAGTTGAGCTATTAACCCATTTGGATGGGACTGTATATGGGTGGAGATGAGTCTAATAATCTATGAGGATGATCAGTGGAGATGCAATACTTGGTCAGTGGTGATGGTGTCAAGAATTAGAAGAATTGGGAGTTTTGATCCCTGGGAAAAGCTATTGGTTGGTGGGGATAGGCTGTTGACTTTTGAGATAAGGCCATTGATTCATGCAAATTGGGCTTTTGATCTGAGAGGATCTAAGAGCACTGAAGACCCATGAGGATGGGACTATTaatctctgggggagggggtgctatTGTGGTCATTGATCTATGGGGTTTGGACAACTGACCCATAAGGGTGGAGTCATTTGTTTGTAGAATTGAACTATACAGGTCAGTGGGATTGTGGCTGTTGATACTTAGGAATTAATGTAATGATCTATAGGAATAAGGCCCTCGAGATGGAATCCATCATGTGGACGGGGCTATTAGTGGGGATGGGTCTGTGAAGATGGAGAGGGAGGTGGTTAGTGATGACAGGCACAATAGAGGAGGAGCTAGGACTTTTGATCTGTGGAGATAGTTTTTGATCAGTGGGGATGGGGCTATTGTCTTTGGAGATTAGCCACTGATCCAAGGATATGGGGATGGGGAATATGTGGTAGTGTCCCCTTGTGCAGAAGAGGTATGGAAGGAGTATTTCTTGATGGGGAGTGAAGTTGAGACAGGGATGGGCTGCATATCATTGAACAGAAGTCCAGAAGACTGTAGAGTCCAGCGGATCCTCTTCGACCTCTTGGAAAGGCCACTTGCCTGGGCTAGCCACCCTAGCACCCCCTCCTCTCTACTTGCCCCATCCCCACGGCAGCCCTCACCTGTCCGCCGGGTAGCCCAGGAACAGGTAGCCAGAGGCAAAGCCCAAGATGAAGAGGATCTGCTCCAGGATCACCTGCCAGCCCAGGTCACACACTAGATCCCACTGGGGATGTGAGAGGGATACAGGGGGCTTGAGGCCCTTTGCTCCGCGCTCTCGGCCCGCCCCCAGACCCGCGGCCCAGCAGGCTGCCTCACCTGGCCAATGGCGTTGGTGGTGAGCACCGGCAGACCGTTATAGTCCCAGTCCTTGAGACAATGGTTGAAGTCCGGCGGGGCAAAGCCGCTGCACGAGGGGTCCGTACTGGTGGCGACGCGGCTGGCGGCGCTGGCTGCTAGGGCCGCGCTGGCGACGCTGACGCCGCTGGCGTTAGGGGGCTGCTCCCAGCCGGAGGCGTTGGGGGCGAAGCCTCCGTAGTGGCAGTGCAGTGGGGGCGCCAGGGTGAAGATGGGGTCCGAGGCCATGCCCAGCGCCACGAAGAGCACGGGCAGGCAGCAGAGGCCGAGCTGCAGCTGCTGGCCGCCGCCCAGCGCCCCCACCTGGGCGAGCAGCGCTTCAAAGCTGAGGGGGCCGGGGGGCACGGCCAGCGACAGGCTGCTGCCCATTCCGTCGCCGCCCGCGtcgccctccccctcccgctcccTTTCGCGCTCCCGCTCACCCTGCAGCTGCTCCGTGGGCACCGCATCTCCGAGGGTCCCGacctgctggggggtggggggtgaagggtGAAGCGGAGAAAGCCGCAGAGCAAGGGAGGAGAGCCGGCGCGAGGAAGGCGGTCAGGGGCCGGGAGTGCGCGGGAGGAAAATGCCAGGCTTTCGGCGCGGGTGCGGGGGGATGATGGCGTAGCCCCGGGGGCGCGGGCACTTACTCCGTTGGGGCTGGGAGTGATCTCTACAGTGCTGTCGATTTTGCTGCCGCCCCCGCCATTGGGCTCGGGGGTCCCGGTGGCCACCCGGGGAGCCAGCTTGCCGACCGCGGAGGCCTTGTCGACCCGCACCAAAAGGATGCGCTGTCCTTTGGCCCAGTGGGGGCACCGATGCCCGGATACAGAGGCTGGAGAGACCCCGCTCTGCAGCTCTGCAGCCGCGGGCGCCTCCTTCGTCTCTGCGATCTCTGAGctgctttcccctccccttcctccagactctcctccccttcccacgTCAGCAGAACCTTCGGTCCAGACTCTTcgtcagagagaggaaggggggccAGGGCCCAGGGGCTCTGTCTCCGTTCTCTGGGTCTGCGGGCCATTGcggtaaaaggaaagaaagctgaaGGATAGTAGCTAGTCCAGGCAGTTGCCAGAGATACCTCATTTGCTTCCAATTCTTCCTCCTcattcatccaaccatccatccatcgtTCCATGCATCCACTCATTCATCAGTaaaatttattaagcatctattacGTGCCTGGCCTTGTGCTAGGCTTTGGGACATAACAGGATGGACAAGACCCACCCTGGAGTAGCTTACTGGGGAGACAGCCATTTATACTGGCGACTACAGTACAGGGGATGAACatggagggctgggctgggctctgtaCTCAGCCCTGGCTGCAGTCCTCTACAAGACCACATCTCTGGGTTTCAGCACCCGCACCCTGGCAGAGTCTTCCTCATCCTCAGCATCATTTGGCACTGTTGACCACCCCTTCCtctaaacactttcttttttggCTGCTAAGTCTCACActctcctggttttctttctcttgctccttttttCTCCATGGCAggctcctcctccacctcttcaCCATCATTCAGTGTCTTCAAACCTGAGGCTTGGTCCTGGGCCCTCCTCTCATTTCATTGTTCTTTCCACCTTGGGATCTCACCCATGCTCACAGCCTCGGCCTCATTCACCCCCAATGTAAACAATACAAACCTAATCCCTGGATTTACACCTCTAGCTCACACCTCTCTTTTGAGCCCCAGACCTATGTAGTCACCTCTTATTCATCTTCTTAACCTTGGGTGACTCACAAGGACCTCAAACTCAATACATCCAAGACCAAACTCACGCTCTTCCCCTGTAACGTCTTCTAGTGCTTCTTTGCCTTGTGAATGGTACCCTCACCATTCAACTGTGACCATATGTTCAAGGTGACAGCCCTTACAAGGACTCCTCCTTACCCCCATATCAAATCGTTTACAAAACCCTGTCCATTTTCCTTCCTGCATAGTTCTCAGATACTCTGCTTTTCTACCATTAGTCAAGCTACCTGTTGCACAGACTACTTGGGCCTCCTAACTGGTGTTCTGCATCCACTGTTTCTGCCCTGTTCCCTTATCTGTATTTATAGTGCAGATggagtgtttggtttttttcataATGCAGATCTGTTCATGTCCCTTTCCTGCTTAACAGCCTTCAGTGGCTTCTCCTCACCGACAaggtataaataaatactaatgtTCCAGGAGCCTCATACATGCTCCTGCAGGCCTGGTCCCATGCTCCCTGGTGCTCCACCTCGCTTCTTTCCCCAAACTGCACTCATCACACTGCacttctttcaggttttttttcaaAGTCACAGGGCCCTTGGACAAGTTAATCTTTATGGCTTGAAGGCTTGTCCTCTCCTAGTCAGTTCTCCTCATCCTTCAGCATATTTGCACATTtgtctcagagaagccttccttaACCCCTAGAATTACTACTCAAAAGTGTGACTTACAGACTAGAGCTCCCAGGTCATCCaggagcttgtcagaaatgcagaatccaaGCCTTTGAATCATAATCTCCATTTTAACCAGATCCCCATGAATAGGTACATTCAAGTTAGAGGTACACTTCTCTAAGAGATTTGATACCTAACAGATACTTGATTCTTCATCTAAGGTAAGGGCTATAGAGGAGTGTCCTGTTAGTCTCAGCCAGGAAATCCATTGCTTCTTCTCTCCACTGGACCGCACTTCCAATTTGCCTCCTCTGTTCAGAAAATTCCCAGATATGAGAAGCCAATACATTAAGCAGCTTCCCACTGCTcccctccgcgcccccccccccccccggctcatTTCAGTATCTCTTTAGGATTTACTTTGGTGCTGTCACAGTCAGCATTCCTTGGGGATTCATTTGTCTGTGCCCTTATGTCTGCCCTGGAATTATAATCCCTTAACTTTATGTGGCTCTGGGCCCTTCACATGTATTATCTTGTATGGCCtctcaacaaccctgtgagaCCATTATGATCATCCTCATATTAAAGATAAGCTCAGGACTCAGAGGGACTCACAGGATTTACCCACAGACACATGGGTACATGGCAGATCTGGGACTTGCACTGAAACCTCTGACTTGATTTCCAGGTTGATTTACATTCTTCCTGGGAGATGGAGGACAGCCCTGTTATAAGTCTTCAATACATAGTGTGCATTTTGGTGACCCCAGAATCTGGAAGTGAGTTTTCTTTAAGGGTGATATGAGAAAGAAGGAACCCAAAATGGAGAAGGCAAATGCATAGAGGGTGCCAAGAGACCTGAACTGTGACTGAAGCTTGGGGTGCCTCTAATCCAGTCACTGTGCTAAAATGTCATTTGGGAAAAAGCACAAATGAAGCAATGCATCTGTGGCTTGGATTTCTTCCCTGTGGTAAATGGCTGGAGCGATCCCCCATCTAAGCCATGGCTCATCAATTTCACCAAAGCATGAGGACTATGGACTAATTGCATTCACCTGCCCCTCGGCTCCTCTAAAAGAAGGTGTGTCTAGAAAGGCAGTGAGCAGGAGGACTGGGAAGGAAGGTTTAAGGGGCCAGACCTTCTTGGGTTAATCTAAGGCGGAGGGTGCCCAGGCCAGCCAGCAGCACTTTCCAGTTGGCCAGAGCGGTCCTGTGGTGCCAAGCTGAGAACAGGCCTTCACCGGGATGATGTCTTCAGCATGGCACCTTTCAAGGCTCTTGTGAGGCCAACCTCTCCACAAGTGCAACTCTCTAATGACATCATATGATAATGAAGTCTTGGTGGAAAAGCCCCCATCACTAACAGTGTCTGCCTTCTGGGAATGCTAGTTCTCAGACTCTTCTCAGTTCTCTCATCCCTGGGGCCTCAGCTCAGCTATTACTCTCAACCATCCCATCTAAAGTCTCCTTCAACAGCCTCTCCTTCATCCAGTTAGTCCCTCACATCACCCTGTTCATTTCCATTACCAGCAACTGTCAAATCTGTGGcaggtattcttttttatttacttattttaactgACTCAGTTATATCCATCCCACCCCCACAATGTACCTTCAGAACTGTGCTTGGCACATCATGGGAGGTGAAACCCACCGAATGAAtagtttttggaaaaaaacagcaaaatcttCCCCCCAAACCTAAAGATATCCTGCCCACAGTGTGTATTCCATAGGTTTGGCCTAGGGGTGCCaggcctggcccctcccccaggtgcccaagaagCAGAGTCAGAGAACCAGACAGCAGGGCTTATTGAGGCCCAGTTCTGTCCTGCCTGCTGTGGGGAGGAGCCCTTAGGCCTCTCCCAGACCTCCACATTCTGGGTGGTCAAAATCATGCCGTCACTTTCAGCTAACAGTAAGGTGCTGATGTCCTAGAGCCAAGAACCAGGACAAAAAAAGGGATCTGGATGGCTCCAGGTTTCAGCCACCCGAATCTCTGGGGGGCCAAGCTTTCAGAGGTGGGTGGCAGTGCAGTGACCAAGAACTTCCACCCCAGGCTGAGGGAAAGAGTCCAGTTCCTCCCTGCCCCAAGGGGCCTGGCACCTGCCCCTGACAAAGCAgggaataatattaaatataaataatttatacaaaatgGCTCGTACAAAaagctgtggggggaggggggagggacatcTCTGTGAGAGGCTGAGATGACTGGAAGGGGAGAGATGTCCCCACCTCTCCTGGTCCCTAAAAACAGAGCCCTCCTGCCACCCAAGGCCCAAAAGGGGGCTCTggcaggcaggagagggacagagcaggacCCTCAGGGGGCCAGGCTGGAGAGCAGAGTGGTGAACTGCAGGGCCTGCCCTGCCAGCTCTGCCACACGCTGTGTCATCTCTTGGGCCGCAAGGTGGGACGGGTAGCCCAGGGCGGCCCCCTTGACAGCCAGCACAGTGGCTCGCAATGCCTGGCCCAGTGCTGTACCTGCAGCCCCGACCTGTGCTCGCAGAGGGGCGGAGGCTGCCAGCCGGCCCAGGGTGTCCCCAACAAACACCAGGCGGTGAGCGGCCACCACCACCCGCTTGCCATGGGGCACgaagaggggtgggggctggttggCCTGGGTGCTGGACATCAGGGCTGCCACGGCTGCCTGCAGTGCTGAGTAGTGGCTCTGGCACTGCCCGGCGTAGAAATGCAAGAGCTGTAGATCTCCGGTGGGCAGATCCAGCGGCTCCCCTGCAGACAGGGCCTCCTGAGGGCAAGAGGAGTGGTTGGCGGGATGCTCTCAGTAGTGCCACTTTTGCAATcgttttctccctccttccctccctctgttcctcattCTATCCTTTCTACCTGAGCTCTTCCCTCTGctcattagaaaatttaaattctcaCAGCCAGTGGCAGGAAAGTGCCCAGAGGTGATGTCAGATAAATCTAGATTCAAACTGAACTTGTTTCCTTATAATCTAAAATGGAGAATCTGATACCATGCTGTCCAGGATCAACATAATGTAAACCACATgtgtaattaaattttttctagtagccatgttaagaaaaagaaacaaactggaaTGTTTTAACTCcagatataaaaattgtaatttcAACCTATAATCAACATATAAATTACTTAGATTTCTTCTCATACTAAGCCTGCAAAACCTGGTGTGCGTTTTATAGTTACAGCACTTTTCTGCCTCCCAAGGCTGTGGTGCAGTTAATGATGCAGCATATAGAAAGAGCTTAGAACAGAACACTGTACATTGTGAGCACCATATGAGTACTAACTATGGCTGTGATTAGTGTTGACACATGCGATGTGCTTATTAGCACAGGGTCCGTAGTTGGTAAATACCCGATAAACAGTAGCTACTACGCTCAGGACCGGTCCACACAGTTGAGGAGGCCACCTCACTttcctgaggcccagagagattatcTGGTGGCTTCAGGGCCCCTGGCTGCTTACTGGTGGAGCCGGGATTAGAAGCCAGGTCTCTTAGGAACCCAGGAATTCACAGTTGGAAGGAGC includes:
- the SLC22A17 gene encoding solute carrier family 22 member 17: MRKTLPGVWTEGSADVGRGGESGGRGGESSSEIAETKEAPAAAELQSGVSPASVSGHRCPHWAKGQRILLVRVDKASAVGKLAPRVATGTPEPNGGGGSKIDSTVEITPSPNGQVGTLGDAVPTEQLQGEREREREREGEGDAGGDGMGSSLSLAVPPGPLSFEALLAQVGALGGGQQLQLGLCCLPVLFVALGMASDPIFTLAPPLHCHYGGFAPNASGWEQPPNASGVSVASAALAASAASRVATSTDPSCSGFAPPDFNHCLKDWDYNGLPVLTTNAIGQWDLVCDLGWQVILEQILFILGFASGYLFLGYPADRFGRRGIVLLTLGLVGPCGVGGAAAGSSTGVMALRFLLGFLLAGVDLGVYLMRLELCDPTQRLRVALAGELVGVGGHFLFLGLALVSKDWRFLQRMITAPCILFLFYGWPGLFLESARWLIVKRQIEEAQSVLRILAERNRPHGQMLGEEAQEALQDLENTCPLPATSSFSFASLLNYRNIWKNLLILGFTNFIAHAIRHCYQPVGGGGSPSDFYLCSLLASGTAALACVFLGVTVDRFGRRGILLLSMTLTGIASLVLLGLWDYLNEAAITTFSVLGLFSSQAAGILSTLLAAEVIPTTVRGRGLGLIMALGALGGLSGPAQRLHMGHGAFLQHVVLAACALLCILSIMLLPETKRKLLPEVLRDGELCRRPSLLRQPPPNRCDHVPLLATPNPAL